In a genomic window of Echeneis naucrates chromosome 4, fEcheNa1.1, whole genome shotgun sequence:
- the gabrg3 gene encoding gamma-aminobutyric acid receptor subunit gamma-3, with translation MPARSLLCALLLSAIHARSLSLQPEGDYEDVTVNQMLAPKSHQTDATEILNSLLKEYDKKLRPDIGVKPTVIDVDILVNSIGPVSSINMEYQIDIIFAQTWTDSRLRYNSTMKLLTLNSNMVGLIWLPDTIFRNSKKADSHWITMPNQLLRIWNDGKILYTLRLTINAECQLQLHNFPMDEHSCPLIFSSYGYPRDEMIYKWRKNSVEAADQKSWRLYQFDFMGLRNTTDIIKTTAGDYVLMTVYFDLSRRMGYFTIQTYIPCILTVVLSWVSFWIKKDATPARTALGITTVLTMTTLSTVARTSLPRVSYVTAMDLFVTVCFLFVFAALMEYATLNYYSYSTRRPRCMETKRPSYSVLDGRPPHTVIALNNSLYWQEFEDTCAYECLDGKDCQSFFCCFEECKDGSWRKGRVHIDLLELDAYSRVFFPTSFLLFNVVYWVGYLYL, from the exons ATGCCGGCCCGGTCCCTGCTCTGCGCGCTGCTGCTGTCGGCCATCCACGCCCG CTCGCTGAGCCTGCAGCCCGAAGGAGACTATGAGGATGTGACCGTCAACCAAATGCTGGCTCCTAAATCTCACCAAACCGACGCCACCGAAATCCTCAACAGCTTACTGAAGGAATACGATAAGAAACTGCGGCCGGATATCGGAG ttaAACCAACTGTCATAGATGTCGACATATTAGTGAACAGCATTGGACCAGTGTCATCAATAAATATG GAATACCAAATCGACATAATCTTCGCCCAGACGTGGACAGACAGCCGCCTTAGATACAACAGCACAATGAAATTATTGACTTTGAACAGCAATATGGTTGGCCTTATTTGGCTACCAGACACCATCTTCAGAAACTCAAAGAAAGCGGATTCCCACTGGATTACAATGCCCAACCAGCTGCTCAGGATATGGAACGATGGGAAGATTCTTTATACTCTGAG GCTGACAATAAACGCAGAAtgccagctgcagctgcacaatTTCCCAATGGACGAGCACTCCTGTCCACTCATCTTCTCCAGCT ATGGATACCCACGAGACGAGATGATTTACAAGTGGAGGAAGAACTCAGTGGAGGCGGCAGACCAAAAGTCCTGGCGTCTTTACCAGTTTGATTTTATGGGCCTGAGAAACACCACAGACATAATAAAGACTACAGCGG GGGACTATGTGCTGATGACCGTGTACTTTGACCTAAGTAGGAGAATGGGCTACTTCACCATCCAAACTTACATCCCCTGCATCCTCACCGTGGTCCTGTCCTGGGTGTCTTTCTGGATCAAAAAAGATGCCACGCCAGCCAGAACAGCTTTAG GTATCACCACTGTGCTGACTATGACTACTCTTAGCACCGTGGCGAGGACATCACTACCCCGAGTGTCTTATGTCACTGCCATGGACCTGTTCGTCActgtctgcttcctgtttgtcttcGCGGCTCTGATGGAGTATGCAACATTAAATTACTACTCATACAGCACAAGAAGACCGAGGTGCATGGAGACTAAAAGGCCC AGCTACTCTGTCCTGGATGGGCGACCTCCACATACTGTCATTGCTTTAAATAACTCCCTATACTGGCAGGAATTTGAAGACACTTGTGCTTACGAGTGCCTGGATGGAAAAGATTGCCAAagcttcttctgctgctttgagGAATGTAAAGATGGCTCGTGGAGAAAAGGACGCGTCCACATAGATCTGCTTGAGCTGGATGCATATTCACGTGTCTTTTTTCCcacctccttcctgctcttcaaTGTCGTCTACTGGGTGGGCTATCTTTACCTTTAG